AAGTCAATGCTTTTAACAATACCATCTTTAAAGTATTTAACTTAGGTCACATGTAACTAATTATTGcgtatgaatgaaaaaaataatctataagtTGTTCTTTCAAACCCagttttacatatttcatttaaacaataaaacgttttctccctctgctttatAACGTCctacttttcttcatttctataccTTCggctcagtattttaaaaacacacacacacacacaaactcaaagTGGTGTGTTTTGCAATATTGATGACCAACAAAACTCAGGATATTTATTTCCATCTGGTAGAGTTCAACTTCTGCCTCTTGTTTGCGTTCTCCATCTGCCCCactcaccatcttttttttttttctcctccctaaTGGAGTTAGGGTTAACCCTCTCTTAGGCTTAATCGTTTTAGCAGGCTCAAGCCATAGTacaactgtcattttttttctagttttgcaAGTAGGGTTTCCAGTAAACTCAAACGTCTAAGACTAATACTTTCACGAGCTtcaaatttaatctttattttcttctgtttttataatgAGCAGCAGAACTCTAAGGGCCCAACAGTTATTTGgactagaaaaaaagaatctctggtTAGTGTATACACGGTGTAAAATGCATTATGCaactcccccccaaccccgtaCAGCTTAAACTTTACAGAATCCGCGTTACTACATTTATCTTCAGTAACAGGCTTTCCTATCAGCACTAAGTTGGATTCTGTTAAGGTCTCCACTCCTCGTTTGCCTCCAGAAGTTACTAAAACAGCAACCACAAAAGGCTTActaaccttttatttattttgcaattaaACTTTTACAAAGACATCCCCCACTCTTCCCCAAGGGTGGAGCAGGATCGGCTCCCTGGAGTTGGCAGCGCTTCTACTACGAGACCCCGACTCCCTGAAGTTGCAGAAAGACCCGCAAAGGTCCGCTGGCTCCACTTTCTCCGCACCCCCGCTGAGCGTCCCCGCACCTTTGGCACGGGGACCCGAACCGCGCAGTCCCGCACACGCCTCCAGCTTGGTGATCCAGCCTCTTAGACCGGAGCGGGGACGGGATCCGCGCGCGCGGACAGTCTGAGCAAGGCAGCTTTTACTGCCCAGCACTGAGCCTCCCGCGAGCAAGCCGAGGCAGCGCACTTTCGCAGAGGATGCCCTGGCTCTGGGCCCGGAGTTgcggaagggggaaggaggagctagggctgggggcggggctttCACACGCGCACCCTCGCTCGGCTCGGTCCCCTAGCCACAGCCCGCCGGTCTCCGGCCGCCGCTCGGGAGTTTATTTGTTTACAAGCGGATTACGTcagctcctccctctcttcccggtctctgcatcctccccctgctcctttttCCCGCCCCCCTCCGGCTCCGAATCTGCGGCGTCACAATGGTGCGATCTACGGATTGGCTGTAGTCGGCCGTCATACTCCAGCTACGCCACTTCCTTTCCGCGGCGCTATAAAAGCTACTGCACGGCGCCCGTGTCTCTTCGCCCCTCCGAGCTGGAAATGCAACTGTTGGGAGCTTCGGAGGCTGGGGAGCTGGGCGCGGAGGCGGCTGGGGAAGTCCGAGCGATGTGACCAGGCCGCCGTCGCTCGTCTCTTCCTCTCGCCTGCCGCTTCCTGTcgtgaaaataacttttttactataaaggagaaaaaaaagtagcTGTCCGCCCCTCCCGCCCTCTCTTCCTCTCAGCCCTGTGACCTGCGAGGGAGCCCGGGGTGGCCGCTCTCCGTCGGGGCCGCGCCGCCGAGCCCCGGCCGCCCCGggccgcccccgcccgccgcccccatGCATCCCTTCTACACCCGGGCCGCCACCATGATAGGCGAGATCGCCGCTGCCGTGTCCTTCATCTCCAAGTTCCTCCGCACCAAGGGGCTCACGAGCGAGCGACAGCTGCAGACCTTCAGCCAGAGCCTGCAGGAGCT
The sequence above is drawn from the Zalophus californianus isolate mZalCal1 chromosome 9, mZalCal1.pri.v2, whole genome shotgun sequence genome and encodes:
- the LOC113921520 gene encoding uncharacterized protein LOC113921520, giving the protein MPWLWARSCGRGKEELGLGAGLSHAHPRSARSPSHSPPVSGRRSGVYLFTSGLRQLLPLFPVSASSPCSFFPPPSGSESAASQWCDLRIGCSRPSYSSYATSFPRRYKSYCTAPVSLRPSELEMQLLGASEAGELGAEAAGEVRAM